A single genomic interval of Candidatus Edwardsbacteria bacterium harbors:
- a CDS encoding TonB family protein → MINKILAYIWLVGLFISPVFGQEFGSAMITSVPDSADVYIDGYCFGKTPFQPVNIIPGTYQIKLKHKGYDSLVTEMNIESGKRLVGKIELKKKEDAAGENSFKTDNTQEDRKKFKNLSESPKFISMQNPVYPQLAKNNGLEGKTYLHLLIDLDGTIKLVVIDKTSGSFCLDYEAIKTAYTGKFSPALDYENQPARVWIIYPIKFLMNR, encoded by the coding sequence ATGATAAATAAAATATTGGCTTATATTTGGCTGGTTGGTCTATTTATTTCTCCGGTTTTCGGGCAGGAGTTCGGATCGGCAATGATCACCTCTGTCCCCGATAGCGCCGATGTTTATATTGACGGATATTGTTTTGGCAAGACGCCTTTTCAGCCGGTCAATATCATTCCCGGTACTTACCAGATAAAGTTGAAGCATAAGGGATATGACTCCCTGGTCACCGAAATGAATATTGAAAGCGGTAAAAGACTGGTAGGCAAGATAGAACTTAAAAAGAAGGAAGACGCAGCGGGTGAAAATTCTTTTAAAACTGATAACACACAAGAAGATAGAAAGAAATTCAAGAATCTAAGTGAATCCCCAAAGTTTATATCTATGCAAAATCCGGTTTATCCTCAATTGGCAAAAAATAATGGTCTTGAAGGGAAAACTTATTTGCATCTTTTGATTGATTTAGATGGAACAATTAAGTTAGTGGTTATTGATAAAACAAGTGGATCATTTTGTTTGGATTATGAAGCGATCAAGACAGCATATACGGGTAAATTTTCACCGGCGCTGGATTATGAAAACCAACCGGCTCGTGTATGGATAATATATCCTATAAAATTTTTGATGAATAGATAA
- a CDS encoding STAS/SEC14 domain-containing protein, with the protein MAHDVKHDPKRNLVVITHSDHVDKDDLWNARLAALKIIQDNESPRILVDMRDINLTTTTLERFEFAQSHNKHFSNRTKIATLITKDDPRKEDHQFVETVSLNRGFLLRVFEDEGEAEKWLLG; encoded by the coding sequence ATGGCGCACGATGTAAAACACGACCCGAAAAGGAACCTGGTGGTTATCACACATTCCGATCATGTGGACAAGGATGACCTGTGGAACGCCCGTCTGGCAGCCCTGAAGATAATACAGGATAACGAATCGCCCAGGATACTGGTGGATATGAGGGACATCAACCTGACAACCACCACTTTGGAGAGGTTCGAATTCGCCCAATCGCACAACAAACATTTCTCCAACCGCACCAAGATAGCCACCCTGATAACCAAGGACGATCCCAGGAAGGAGGATCACCAGTTCGTGGAGACGGTCAGCCTGAACCGGGGATTTCTGTTGAGGGTTTTTGAGGACGAGGGCGAAGCGGAGAAATGGCTGCTGGGATAG
- the buk gene encoding butyrate kinase — MKDFLILVLNPGSTSTKVAVYQGSKRLVAESIGHDKSQVEKYPRIVDQYPMRKAVILDFLTRNKIALKSLSAVVDRGGVLKPISSGTYHINQTILDDLKEAKRGEHISNVGAFIAKEIADAAGCPAFIVDAVSVDEFSPLARISGLAEIERKSLLHALNMRMAALQACQDLNKKLPEVNLIVAHLGGGISISPVDHGKFIDVNNANEGGPFSPERAGGVPTGALVKMCFSGKYTVDEIKKKLTRSGGLSAYLGTNMANVVKDRVLAGDKQAEEVFKAMAYQIAKEIGACAVVLKGKVDAIVVTGGVAFNKIFTDWIKERVSFISPKVLIYPGEDEMPALAAGALRVLKREEKAREY, encoded by the coding sequence ATCAAAGATTTTCTGATACTGGTGCTCAACCCAGGCTCCACCTCCACCAAGGTGGCGGTCTATCAAGGTTCAAAACGATTGGTGGCGGAATCCATCGGGCACGATAAATCCCAGGTCGAAAAATACCCCCGTATCGTGGACCAATACCCCATGCGCAAAGCTGTGATCCTTGATTTTCTGACCAGAAATAAAATAGCGCTCAAATCGCTTTCGGCGGTAGTGGACCGGGGCGGGGTGTTAAAACCCATATCCTCCGGCACCTATCATATCAACCAGACCATTCTGGACGACCTGAAAGAAGCCAAGCGCGGCGAGCATATCTCCAATGTGGGAGCTTTCATCGCCAAGGAGATCGCCGATGCCGCCGGCTGTCCGGCTTTTATTGTGGACGCCGTTTCGGTGGACGAATTCTCTCCGCTGGCCCGTATCTCCGGACTGGCCGAGATCGAACGCAAATCATTATTGCATGCTTTGAACATGCGGATGGCCGCCCTGCAGGCCTGCCAGGATCTCAATAAAAAATTGCCCGAGGTCAATCTGATCGTGGCCCATCTGGGGGGAGGCATTTCCATCTCGCCGGTGGATCATGGGAAATTCATAGATGTAAATAATGCCAACGAAGGCGGGCCGTTCTCTCCGGAACGGGCTGGCGGGGTGCCCACCGGGGCCTTGGTCAAAATGTGTTTCTCCGGCAAATATACCGTTGACGAGATCAAGAAAAAACTTACCCGCAGTGGGGGCCTGTCGGCCTACTTGGGAACCAATATGGCCAATGTGGTCAAGGACCGGGTGCTGGCCGGGGACAAGCAGGCCGAGGAGGTTTTTAAGGCCATGGCCTACCAGATCGCCAAGGAGATCGGGGCCTGCGCCGTGGTGCTTAAAGGCAAGGTGGATGCCATCGTGGTCACCGGCGGGGTGGCCTTCAATAAGATATTCACCGACTGGATAAAGGAACGGGTATCTTTCATCAGCCCCAAGGTTCTGATCTACCCCGGCGAGGACGAAATGCCGGCCCTGGCGGCCGGGGCGTTAAGGGTTCTAAAGAGAGAGGAAAAAGCCAGGGAATATTAA
- a CDS encoding HEAT repeat domain-containing protein, producing MANISPMLMTRLVGQLTGSLRNLKMYPASHPTSQKLFEASLQLIKDAMGPDSFLSFSLAGNILLLNDNPVPDSRKEVFANFISELGKRSVGQLTFKQGIDRDQLQGFFETMAMDVDQVKAKGGLAAALALRGISNIVATGISYGGGSGSGGSSGGGAALESLLPEQIIAMLKSDPSMVTEMLLKGALAMADTPEGQEKLVSDLDRLAMMAKMQGGGEYASMMANVIGGLDQRSSQMVTQVKLDNPEWSDVVRELLTKYSDEDLAKLIIDKTEVLALEAKNDPVVLAEKLRGMVASIPADNSRKQTLYPLVQAKLQYYGLSAEDCAFVFGQISSTQPVLERYLADLASRPAAEMASEDEVKTLRWILRRDESCRPALEGFLKLLAEADPGVRESALAKMMTLENDLLAIERFDLVELVIDNTTSRLRQESEPRIYQQALEVIQLMADQIKNTKHQSLVSRISKDISDIMLLMAEKPVARDMIKILALIGDEAAIRSLILGLLKDPILEDAASVLAGIKEKALPYLMDTVKESEDSNMRLKCMYVLNKIGQGVEPIAIKALGEDRWFVRRNMAVLLALMGTESSIPHLGEALNDKDVRVRLEVLKAIYKISGKESEAWLIRAMADKEPEVKKLAIEHLAKVGDEASVDALTELYTKRDLLSRGETPEIKKQILISLGQIELKSSAGFLMKVAKDRDPELAQAAQTALAALLKKMKPQQ from the coding sequence ATGGCCAACATATCTCCTATGCTGATGACCCGGCTGGTGGGCCAGCTGACCGGCTCCCTGCGCAATCTAAAGATGTATCCGGCCAGCCATCCCACCTCCCAAAAACTGTTCGAGGCCAGCCTTCAGTTGATCAAAGATGCGATGGGTCCTGATAGCTTTTTGAGCTTCAGTCTGGCCGGGAACATCCTGCTCCTGAACGATAATCCGGTGCCCGATTCCCGCAAGGAGGTGTTCGCCAATTTCATCTCCGAGTTGGGAAAACGCAGCGTGGGCCAGCTGACCTTTAAGCAGGGCATCGATCGCGACCAGCTGCAGGGATTTTTTGAGACCATGGCCATGGATGTGGATCAGGTAAAAGCCAAGGGTGGGCTGGCGGCCGCGCTGGCCCTGCGGGGCATCTCCAACATAGTCGCTACCGGGATCTCCTACGGAGGAGGCTCGGGGTCCGGAGGCAGCTCAGGAGGCGGGGCCGCCCTGGAAAGCCTGCTGCCGGAGCAGATAATAGCCATGCTCAAAAGCGATCCCTCCATGGTGACAGAGATGCTTTTGAAGGGCGCCCTGGCCATGGCCGACACCCCGGAGGGCCAGGAGAAATTAGTAAGCGATCTGGACCGGCTGGCTATGATGGCCAAGATGCAGGGCGGCGGCGAATACGCCTCGATGATGGCCAATGTTATAGGGGGCTTAGATCAGCGCAGCAGTCAGATGGTAACCCAGGTAAAGCTGGACAACCCCGAATGGTCCGACGTGGTGCGGGAACTGCTGACCAAGTATTCCGACGAAGATCTGGCCAAACTGATCATCGACAAGACCGAGGTGCTGGCCCTGGAGGCCAAGAACGACCCGGTGGTGCTGGCCGAAAAACTGCGGGGGATGGTGGCTTCCATTCCGGCCGACAATTCCCGCAAGCAAACCTTGTATCCTCTGGTCCAGGCCAAGCTGCAATATTACGGATTGAGCGCCGAGGATTGCGCTTTCGTCTTCGGGCAGATATCCTCCACCCAGCCGGTATTGGAGAGATATCTGGCTGACCTGGCCTCCCGCCCGGCGGCGGAGATGGCCTCGGAGGACGAAGTGAAAACCCTGCGCTGGATACTAAGGCGCGACGAGAGTTGCCGGCCGGCCCTGGAGGGTTTTTTGAAACTGCTGGCCGAGGCCGATCCCGGCGTCAGGGAAAGCGCCCTGGCGAAAATGATGACACTGGAGAACGACCTGCTGGCCATCGAGCGCTTCGACCTGGTCGAGCTGGTGATAGACAACACCACCAGCAGGCTGCGCCAGGAGAGCGAACCCCGGATCTATCAGCAGGCCCTCGAGGTGATCCAGCTGATGGCCGACCAGATCAAGAACACAAAGCACCAGTCCCTGGTCTCCCGCATCAGCAAGGATATCTCGGACATTATGCTGCTGATGGCCGAAAAGCCGGTGGCCAGGGACATGATAAAGATCCTGGCCTTGATCGGCGACGAGGCGGCCATCCGTTCCCTGATACTGGGCCTTTTGAAGGACCCCATCCTGGAGGACGCCGCCAGCGTCCTGGCCGGCATCAAGGAAAAGGCCCTGCCCTATCTTATGGATACGGTCAAGGAGAGCGAGGACAGCAACATGCGGCTTAAATGCATGTATGTGCTCAATAAAATAGGGCAGGGCGTGGAGCCCATCGCTATCAAGGCTTTGGGTGAGGATCGCTGGTTTGTGCGCCGCAACATGGCGGTGCTGCTGGCCCTGATGGGCACGGAGTCCTCCATTCCCCATCTGGGCGAGGCCCTCAACGACAAGGACGTCCGGGTACGGCTCGAGGTGCTGAAGGCCATCTACAAGATCAGCGGCAAGGAGTCCGAGGCCTGGCTGATAAGGGCCATGGCCGACAAGGAGCCCGAAGTCAAAAAGCTGGCCATCGAGCATCTGGCCAAGGTTGGAGACGAGGCCTCGGTAGATGCCTTGACCGAGCTATATACCAAACGCGACCTGCTGAGCCGGGGGGAGACGCCGGAGATCAAAAAACAGATCCTCATCTCCCTGGGGCAGATAGAGCTGAAGAGCTCGGCCGGTTTCCTGATGAAGGTGGCCAAGGACCGGGACCCGGAACTGGCCCAGGCTGCCCAGACCGCCCTGGCGGCGCTTTTAAAGAAAATGAAACCACAACAGTAA
- a CDS encoding GIY-YIG nuclease family protein has protein sequence MKQSYVYIIASKRGGTLYIGVTSDLKRRIYEHKNKLVEGFSKRYDISLLVYFEIYDDIRLAILREKRLKAWKRDWKIRLIEERNPEWNDLYNELR, from the coding sequence ATGAAGCAAAGTTATGTTTATATCATTGCCAGCAAAAGAGGCGGCACGTTGTATATCGGCGTAACCAGTGACCTGAAACGCCGAATATATGAACATAAAAATAAACTGGTGGAAGGATTTTCAAAAAGGTACGATATAAGCCTTTTAGTGTATTTCGAAATATACGATGATATTCGCCTGGCTATATTGCGGGAAAAGAGGCTGAAAGCCTGGAAGCGGGACTGGAAGATAAGGCTGATCGAAGAGCGAAATCCTGAATGGAATGATTTGTACAATGAATTGAGGTAG
- a CDS encoding phosphate butyryltransferase, whose amino-acid sequence MIKSFSDLMKQAKASGPKKVAVAVAQDEVVLEALSEAAAEKIATPILFGDKTAIEDAAKKAKVDIKGWEINDIKDMAEASKAAVAAVSSGKADFLMKGLVATSIFLKAVLDKEIGLRTGRLLSHVAVMEMKLYPKLFLLTDGGMNVKPDLMAKVDIINNAVGISRKLGVENPKVAVLTALETVNSNMPETIDAAHLAKMNDRGQIKGCLVDGPLALDLAVSAEAAAHKKVKSLVAGDADIFLAPEIAAGNMLAKGLIYLGGAQAAGLIAGAARPVVMLSRSDSKQQKLNSIALGVVSC is encoded by the coding sequence ATGATCAAATCATTTTCCGACCTGATGAAACAGGCCAAGGCCAGCGGACCCAAGAAGGTGGCAGTGGCGGTGGCCCAGGACGAGGTGGTGCTGGAGGCATTAAGCGAAGCGGCCGCCGAGAAGATTGCCACCCCAATATTGTTCGGCGACAAGACCGCCATCGAAGATGCCGCAAAAAAGGCCAAGGTGGACATCAAGGGCTGGGAGATAAACGACATCAAGGATATGGCCGAAGCCAGCAAAGCAGCGGTGGCAGCGGTCTCCAGCGGCAAGGCCGATTTTTTGATGAAGGGCTTGGTGGCCACCTCAATATTCCTGAAAGCGGTGCTCGACAAGGAGATCGGCCTGCGCACCGGGCGGCTGTTGTCGCACGTAGCGGTAATGGAGATGAAGCTTTATCCCAAATTGTTCCTGCTGACCGACGGCGGGATGAACGTCAAGCCCGACCTGATGGCCAAGGTGGACATCATCAACAATGCGGTTGGGATCTCCCGCAAGCTGGGGGTGGAGAACCCCAAGGTGGCGGTGCTGACCGCCCTGGAGACGGTCAACTCCAACATGCCGGAGACCATAGACGCCGCGCATCTGGCCAAGATGAACGATCGGGGGCAGATCAAGGGCTGCCTGGTGGACGGGCCGCTGGCCCTGGACCTGGCGGTGTCGGCCGAGGCCGCCGCCCATAAGAAGGTCAAGAGCTTGGTGGCCGGGGATGCCGACATCTTCTTGGCGCCGGAGATCGCGGCCGGCAATATGCTGGCCAAGGGCCTGATCTACCTGGGCGGGGCCCAGGCCGCCGGGCTGATCGCCGGGGCGGCCCGGCCGGTGGTGATGCTGTCCCGCTCCGATTCCAAACAGCAGAAGCTGAACTCCATCGCCCTGGGAGTGGTCAGCTGCTGA
- the rpiB gene encoding ribose 5-phosphate isomerase B produces the protein MKVAIGSDHRGYFLKEQIKSAFSPDNIKFNDLGAKSRESCDFPDYAYPVAQAVANGQADKGILICSTGNGMAMAANKVKGVRAALALTPDMARLSRQHNNANVLVLPADFVDLQIVPKIVKVWLETEFEGGRHQKRLDKIAKYEEDNSK, from the coding sequence ATGAAAGTTGCCATCGGGTCGGACCATCGGGGCTATTTTTTAAAAGAGCAGATCAAGAGCGCCTTTTCCCCCGACAATATAAAATTCAACGATCTGGGCGCCAAAAGCCGGGAGTCCTGCGACTTTCCCGATTACGCCTACCCGGTGGCCCAAGCGGTGGCCAATGGCCAGGCCGACAAGGGCATCCTGATCTGCAGCACCGGCAACGGCATGGCCATGGCGGCCAACAAGGTCAAAGGGGTCAGGGCGGCGCTGGCGCTTACCCCCGACATGGCCCGCCTGTCGCGCCAGCATAACAACGCCAATGTTCTGGTGCTGCCGGCCGATTTCGTGGACCTCCAGATAGTCCCCAAGATCGTCAAGGTTTGGCTGGAGACCGAGTTCGAGGGGGGCCGCCACCAGAAGCGCTTAGACAAGATCGCAAAATACGAGGAGGACAATTCCAAATGA
- a CDS encoding sensor domain-containing diguanylate cyclase, translating into MAGQAENNAGGLPCDTYKAILDQTYDGVYFVDNDRRITYWNKGAESISGYQPGEVVSFRCSDNLLCHIDTEGREMCGPLCPLSRAVNSGQITGQTRVYLKHKDGRRVPVDVVSSPVNDPDGRRLGAVQIFRDASIYEEEARASELLSKLASIDPLTELLNRRKIEMELDLEIKKSRRLGLPLSLVFCDLDYFKNINDKYGHPVGDEVLKGVSRHLQAGLREYDRAARYGGEEFLIMLPQTKAEIAVEIAERLRLSIERWRLIHQEKLWPLSVTISLGVAELNRDESLASLIDRADKALYRAKQGGRNAVFLS; encoded by the coding sequence ATGGCCGGGCAAGCCGAAAATAATGCCGGCGGACTGCCCTGCGATACTTACAAGGCCATCCTGGACCAGACCTATGACGGGGTCTATTTTGTGGATAACGACCGGCGGATAACCTATTGGAACAAGGGGGCCGAGAGTATCTCCGGCTACCAGCCCGGGGAGGTGGTCAGCTTCCGCTGCTCCGACAACCTGTTGTGCCATATCGATACCGAGGGGCGGGAGATGTGCGGCCCGCTGTGTCCCTTGAGCCGGGCGGTGAACAGCGGGCAGATCACCGGCCAGACCAGGGTCTACCTGAAACACAAGGACGGGCGCCGGGTGCCGGTGGATGTGGTCTCCTCCCCCGTCAATGACCCCGACGGGCGGCGCCTGGGGGCGGTACAAATATTCCGGGATGCCAGCATCTACGAGGAGGAGGCCCGGGCCTCGGAATTGCTTTCCAAACTGGCTTCCATCGATCCCCTGACCGAACTGCTGAACCGCCGCAAGATAGAGATGGAGCTGGACCTGGAGATAAAGAAATCCCGGCGCTTGGGCCTGCCGCTGTCGCTGGTGTTTTGCGACCTGGATTATTTCAAGAACATCAACGACAAATACGGGCACCCGGTGGGGGACGAGGTCTTAAAAGGGGTCTCCCGGCACCTGCAGGCCGGTCTTCGGGAGTACGACCGGGCGGCCCGCTACGGGGGCGAGGAATTCCTGATCATGCTGCCCCAGACCAAGGCCGAGATCGCAGTGGAGATCGCCGAGAGGCTTCGCCTCTCCATCGAAAGATGGAGGCTGATCCACCAGGAGAAACTGTGGCCACTCAGCGTCACCATCAGTCTGGGGGTGGCCGAGCTGAACCGGGACGAGTCGCTGGCATCCCTGATAGACCGGGCCGACAAGGCCCTGTACCGGGCCAAGCAGGGCGGTCGCAACGCCGTCTTCTTAAGTTAA
- a CDS encoding tetratricopeptide repeat protein translates to MSEDYIDLGNKLEKHGHLDQALNAFENALQAEPDNADAWFSKGRILSRMESFDEAIKAYDQAIALRPDFAKAWCNKGIVLGVLDSDQEAEAALDKAISLDPKMIAAWYNKGLAVRDLGRYDEAIKIFDQAIKLDAEFNDAWYSKGVTLRHMKKYDEAVTALNKSLEIYSDDADAWYELARVQLFKGDLNASLQSLAKAIENDDDYKENVTQDEDFKSLWETPELKKMLV, encoded by the coding sequence ATGTCAGAAGATTACATCGATCTGGGTAACAAGCTGGAGAAGCACGGCCATCTGGACCAGGCGCTGAACGCCTTCGAGAACGCCCTGCAGGCCGAGCCGGACAACGCCGACGCCTGGTTCAGCAAGGGCCGCATCCTCAGCCGGATGGAGAGCTTCGACGAGGCCATCAAAGCCTACGACCAGGCCATCGCCCTAAGGCCCGATTTTGCCAAGGCCTGGTGCAACAAGGGCATCGTGCTGGGGGTGCTGGATAGCGATCAGGAGGCGGAGGCAGCCCTGGACAAGGCCATCAGCCTGGACCCCAAGATGATCGCCGCCTGGTACAACAAGGGCCTGGCGGTGCGCGACCTGGGGCGCTATGATGAAGCCATCAAAATATTCGATCAGGCCATCAAGCTGGACGCCGAGTTCAACGATGCCTGGTACAGCAAGGGCGTCACTTTGCGCCATATGAAGAAATACGACGAGGCGGTGACCGCCCTGAACAAATCCCTGGAGATATACTCCGATGACGCCGACGCCTGGTACGAGCTGGCCCGGGTCCAGCTGTTCAAGGGTGACCTCAATGCTTCGTTGCAGAGCCTGGCCAAGGCCATCGAGAACGACGATGACTACAAGGAGAATGTGACCCAGGACGAGGATTTCAAATCATTGTGGGAAACCCCAGAGCTGAAGAAGATGCTGGTTTAG
- a CDS encoding bifunctional enoyl-CoA hydratase/phosphate acetyltransferase, whose translation MAELVKGGPLKKVAVACGQDPDIIGALARAVNEKLAQAILIGDQKKTEALAQENNIDPKIFTLINETDPKKAAAKAVEMVKNGEADVLMKGLIDTAIYARAYLNKESGLINSATVSHVAVFEVPNYPRLLIVTDAAQIPYPDFGQKVDMIKHAVAVAQKLGIETPKVAVLAAVEKVNPKMPCTLEAAQLAKMADRGQIKGCIVDGPLSMDAAVSPECAAGKGIKSPVAGYADILVCPDIHSGNILYKTLTQLARAELAAIVLGTSAPVVLTSRTDSDDTKFMSIVLSVLMAK comes from the coding sequence ATGGCGGAACTGGTAAAAGGCGGACCCTTGAAGAAAGTGGCGGTGGCCTGCGGGCAGGATCCGGACATCATCGGGGCCCTGGCCCGGGCGGTCAACGAGAAGCTGGCCCAGGCCATCCTGATCGGCGACCAGAAGAAGACCGAGGCCCTGGCCCAGGAAAATAATATCGATCCCAAGATATTCACCCTGATAAACGAGACCGATCCTAAAAAAGCCGCAGCCAAAGCGGTGGAGATGGTCAAAAATGGCGAGGCCGACGTGCTGATGAAAGGCCTGATAGACACCGCGATCTACGCCCGGGCCTACCTGAACAAGGAGAGCGGCCTGATCAACAGCGCCACGGTCTCCCATGTGGCGGTGTTCGAGGTCCCCAACTATCCCCGCCTGCTGATAGTCACCGACGCCGCCCAGATACCCTATCCTGATTTCGGCCAGAAGGTGGACATGATCAAACACGCCGTGGCGGTGGCCCAAAAATTGGGCATCGAGACCCCCAAGGTGGCGGTGCTGGCGGCGGTGGAGAAGGTCAATCCCAAGATGCCCTGCACCCTGGAGGCGGCCCAACTGGCCAAGATGGCCGACCGCGGGCAGATCAAGGGCTGCATAGTGGACGGCCCGCTGTCGATGGACGCGGCGGTCAGCCCGGAGTGCGCCGCCGGCAAGGGCATCAAATCCCCGGTGGCCGGCTATGCCGATATCCTGGTATGCCCGGACATCCACTCCGGCAACATACTGTACAAGACCCTGACCCAGCTGGCCAGGGCCGAGTTGGCGGCCATAGTGCTCGGCACCAGCGCCCCGGTGGTGCTGACCTCGCGCACCGATTCCGACGATACTAAGTTCATGTCGATAGTACTTTCGGTCCTGATGGCTAAGTAA
- the guaA gene encoding glutamine-hydrolyzing GMP synthase, with the protein MDRINIIDFGSQYTQLIARKVREQKVYCQIIPCHAGTGKIMEGNPSGLILSGGPSSLFDKNAPTIDAEIFSAGIPILGICYGMQLTALLLGGKVQRSREREYGHAILKLARNDSAGWLFSGMPDATQVWMSHGDSVLKAPPGFETIASTDSCRIAAMADKKRRIYGLQFHPEVAHTLNGHKMLSGFLFTVCGCKGDWTMDSIIEQSVQSIQEQAGKAKVVLGLSGGVDSSVAAVLISRALGKQLHCIFVDNGLLRMNERQEVEKVFKKQFRIPLITVDASKIFYAKLKRVQDPERKRKIIGKEFIEVFAGAARKIGKVEYLAQGTIYPDVIESVSFKGPSATIKSHHNVGGLPKNMRNLKLIEPLRELFKDEVRQVGLSLGLPREMVMRHPFPGPGLAVRVLGEVTKERCDILRAADRIFIEEIRNAGWYDRISQALAVLLPVRAVGVMGDERTYQNVLALRAVNTTDFMTAEWTRLPDDLLARVSNRIVNEVKDINRVVYDISTKPPATIEWE; encoded by the coding sequence TTGGACAGGATAAACATCATCGATTTCGGCTCGCAGTATACCCAGCTGATCGCCCGCAAGGTCAGGGAGCAGAAGGTCTATTGCCAGATCATCCCCTGCCATGCCGGGACCGGAAAAATCATGGAGGGGAATCCCAGCGGGTTGATCCTATCCGGCGGGCCGTCCAGCCTGTTCGATAAGAACGCCCCCACCATCGACGCCGAAATATTCTCCGCCGGAATACCCATCCTGGGCATCTGCTACGGCATGCAGCTGACCGCCCTGCTGCTGGGGGGGAAGGTGCAGAGAAGCCGGGAGAGGGAATACGGCCACGCCATTCTAAAACTGGCCCGCAATGATTCGGCCGGCTGGTTGTTCTCCGGAATGCCGGACGCCACCCAGGTGTGGATGAGCCACGGGGACAGCGTGCTTAAAGCCCCGCCGGGCTTCGAGACCATCGCCTCCACCGACAGCTGCCGGATAGCGGCCATGGCCGACAAGAAGCGGAGGATCTACGGGCTCCAGTTCCATCCCGAAGTGGCCCACACCCTGAACGGCCACAAGATGCTGTCCGGTTTCCTGTTCACGGTCTGCGGCTGCAAGGGCGACTGGACCATGGACTCCATCATCGAACAATCGGTCCAAAGCATCCAGGAGCAGGCCGGCAAGGCGAAAGTGGTGCTGGGCCTTTCCGGCGGGGTGGACTCCTCGGTGGCGGCGGTGCTGATCTCCCGGGCCCTGGGAAAACAGCTGCACTGCATCTTCGTGGACAACGGTCTGCTGAGGATGAACGAGCGGCAGGAGGTGGAGAAGGTCTTTAAAAAACAGTTCCGGATTCCGCTGATAACGGTGGATGCATCCAAGATATTCTACGCCAAATTGAAGAGGGTGCAGGATCCCGAGAGAAAACGCAAGATAATCGGAAAGGAATTCATAGAGGTTTTCGCCGGGGCGGCCCGGAAGATCGGAAAGGTGGAATATTTGGCCCAGGGCACCATCTATCCGGACGTGATCGAATCGGTCTCCTTCAAGGGGCCCTCGGCCACCATCAAGAGCCATCACAATGTGGGCGGGCTTCCCAAGAACATGCGCAACCTGAAGCTGATAGAACCCCTGCGGGAACTTTTCAAGGACGAGGTCAGGCAGGTGGGGCTGTCTCTGGGACTGCCCCGGGAGATGGTGATGCGCCACCCCTTCCCCGGGCCCGGCCTGGCGGTGCGGGTGCTGGGAGAGGTAACCAAGGAACGCTGCGACATCTTAAGGGCGGCCGACCGCATCTTCATCGAGGAGATCAGGAATGCCGGGTGGTACGACCGCATCTCCCAGGCCCTGGCGGTGCTGCTTCCGGTCAGAGCGGTGGGGGTGATGGGCGACGAGCGGACCTATCAGAATGTGCTGGCCCTGAGGGCGGTCAACACCACCGATTTCATGACTGCCGAGTGGACCCGGCTGCCGGACGATCTGCTGGCCCGGGTCTCCAACCGGATCGTCAACGAGGTCAAGGATATCAACCGGGTGGTGTACGACATCTCCACCAAGCCGCCGGCCACCATCGAGTGGGAATAG
- a CDS encoding type II toxin-antitoxin system HicB family antitoxin encodes MKLKIIITYEDGWYISSCPNLPGCHSQGRTTKEAFANIEDAIKGYIASYVKHKEPLPVQPFIEKQIEVKYDSISASIR; translated from the coding sequence ATGAAATTAAAAATCATCATCACATACGAAGACGGCTGGTACATCTCCAGTTGTCCCAACCTTCCAGGCTGTCATTCACAGGGGCGAACGACAAAAGAAGCCTTTGCGAACATTGAGGATGCCATAAAGGGATACATTGCAAGTTATGTCAAACACAAAGAGCCCTTGCCGGTGCAGCCCTTTATCGAAAAGCAGATTGAGGTTAAATATGACAGTATTTCCGCTAGTATCCGGTAG
- a CDS encoding type II toxin-antitoxin system HicA family toxin codes for MTVFPLVSGRKLVKALRRIGYNIDHQSGSHIILRHIDPPHRRLTIPNHNEIAKGTMKSILRDAGISIEEIKKLL; via the coding sequence ATGACAGTATTTCCGCTAGTATCCGGTAGAAAACTGGTCAAAGCTCTGCGCAGAATAGGATATAATATTGACCACCAATCCGGCAGTCATATTATTCTTCGGCATATAGATCCGCCTCATCGCCGCCTAACGATTCCAAATCATAATGAAATCGCCAAAGGGACGATGAAAAGCATTCTTCGTGATGCCGGTATAAGCATTGAAGAAATCAAAAAACTTCTATAG